In a single window of the Methylophaga frappieri genome:
- a CDS encoding type II secretion system protein, with amino-acid sequence MRRLLFNRLLSFSAGRQSQQGFTLIEILLVITLLAVISVAALNAFEGNEDQARFNVTRLEMVELQKALLQFRRDNRELPCRVYRDGEYNPFDFENAYGNQFSGSYLFPSDTDRDDWHTWCQSQANSGGADKASHALLMLNVFPYDAAAHSVLFWDRTRQIGWNGPYISKEALTDGWGNRYRLLDPELDYNQTVYCQEHATVTGQLAIDGTTDLYNCQSVTDGALPADYIIPGNIVRLVSTGENGVLESASDEYDLATDDMCVPPAGSDDLILCLLR; translated from the coding sequence ATGCGGCGTTTATTGTTTAACCGACTCCTCAGTTTTTCGGCTGGCAGACAGTCACAGCAGGGTTTTACCCTAATCGAAATTTTGTTGGTGATTACGTTGCTGGCGGTGATTAGTGTTGCGGCGCTGAATGCCTTTGAGGGCAATGAAGATCAGGCTCGATTCAACGTGACGCGACTGGAAATGGTCGAGCTGCAAAAAGCCTTGCTGCAATTCCGCCGTGATAACCGCGAATTGCCTTGTCGTGTTTACCGCGACGGTGAATATAATCCATTTGATTTTGAAAATGCTTACGGCAACCAATTTAGCGGTAGCTATCTTTTTCCATCTGATACCGATAGAGATGACTGGCACACCTGGTGTCAATCCCAGGCTAACTCAGGTGGGGCAGACAAAGCCAGTCATGCGCTTTTGATGTTAAACGTGTTTCCTTATGATGCAGCGGCACATAGCGTGTTGTTTTGGGACCGCACGCGGCAGATTGGCTGGAATGGCCCTTATATATCAAAAGAGGCGTTGACGGATGGCTGGGGTAACCGTTATCGGTTGCTTGACCCTGAGTTGGACTACAACCAAACCGTGTATTGTCAAGAACATGCGACCGTAACCGGTCAACTGGCGATAGATGGGACAACAGATCTCTATAACTGTCAGTCGGTCACAGACGGCGCATTACCGGCCGATTATATTATTCCGGGCAATATTGTCCGCTTAGTCAGCACGGGGGAGAATGGCGTGTTGGAAAGTGCCAG
- a CDS encoding type II secretion system protein has product MNINQMKSAIAKFRKADLSVIKDAKLRAKAQKLQGKEKGFTLLELLVVITLIAILATGALVAYENVGESAEAAQAANTIGTLDRAIRTYRAVENVYPNQWDTLMDAAGDELTFAASGMKGFLGEWDVAGSAGLDAVLVEMFEESGIEELQEVLAAAEVDDSPTGAPNRMHNESAGLSAEVEIEDGDFPVSLAVVPSPQCTTFGAAGGYPAAAFDPTVSISNNELQNAYGDALEGDECHALIALGFGGDAAASTAFSNVAIAQSPSYIATTGDGDTAINPEIHYSRYIGLFHAGQYDDVDNEWEWNDQLRLITIVSTDGKNIDQLVSEANQSSAGDDD; this is encoded by the coding sequence ATGAATATCAATCAAATGAAATCGGCGATTGCCAAATTCCGTAAAGCGGATTTGTCAGTCATCAAAGATGCAAAACTGCGTGCCAAAGCGCAAAAACTGCAAGGTAAAGAAAAAGGTTTTACTTTACTTGAGCTATTAGTTGTTATCACCCTGATCGCTATTTTGGCAACAGGTGCGCTGGTTGCCTACGAAAATGTTGGTGAATCTGCGGAAGCAGCCCAAGCTGCGAATACAATCGGGACACTTGACCGTGCAATTCGGACCTACCGTGCGGTAGAAAATGTCTATCCAAATCAATGGGATACCCTGATGGATGCGGCTGGCGATGAACTGACCTTTGCTGCTTCTGGCATGAAAGGTTTCCTCGGCGAATGGGATGTCGCTGGTTCAGCTGGTCTTGATGCTGTTTTGGTTGAAATGTTTGAAGAGTCAGGTATTGAAGAGCTGCAAGAAGTCTTAGCTGCTGCCGAAGTTGATGATTCTCCAACCGGCGCACCAAACCGTATGCATAACGAAAGTGCGGGCCTTTCAGCAGAAGTAGAAATCGAAGATGGTGATTTTCCGGTCAGCCTTGCGGTAGTTCCTAGCCCGCAATGTACTACTTTCGGTGCAGCCGGTGGTTATCCAGCTGCTGCTTTTGACCCAACTGTTTCAATCTCTAATAACGAACTGCAAAATGCTTATGGTGATGCGCTGGAAGGTGACGAATGTCATGCGCTGATCGCGCTGGGCTTTGGTGGTGATGCTGCGGCCTCTACCGCCTTTAGTAATGTGGCGATTGCCCAATCACCATCTTACATCGCGACAACTGGTGACGGTGATACCGCGATTAACCCAGAAATTCACTATTCGCGTTATATCGGTCTGTTCCACGCCGGTCAATATGACGACGTAGATAATGAATGGGAATGGAATGATCAACTGCGTTTGATCACGATTGTTTCTACCGATGGTAAAAACATCGACCAGTTGGTTTCTGAAGCCAACCAATCTTCAGCAGGTGATGATGATTAA
- a CDS encoding PglL family O-oligosaccharyltransferase produces MHASATEQSANQHTLLSIASLICLSLMIAVPFLVTYHVPPIASFYKEWLTAVFGVFATLFLVGRNRPTFQIPVMTFVPLLLIVVLGLQIVVLKPDYWQNQFIAMLYMGFAALMIVLGANLRHVLTVQKVVPTLAWAFTVGATLIMVLLIISKFIPQTHMLAPWILDGRAGNIGQVNHFSNYIALAMASVLYLYFTHRLKQTLLLILIALFLIGLAQAGQRMAILYVLLISVGGWLLLKPIAKSHPLPIRPAQLLWLIPAFIVAQVLVPYLTFLDPATVPAKRMMNTLGGESTRLILLEQGWRAFQSSPWLGIGWAEFPWFNYNLTEQYPSLKGMWGHVHNIIAQLFAETGLIGGLIFLAGVVYWFAGQFTSKLTVEKWWLLALLGIIGAHSLLEFPLWYSHFLAFASLLIGLSSENALSTRFRLAPVCFIMVFVFGCWTLGSIVHDYKQLEQSITKLRQEGLSPEQVESNLVQFNDLRRQTLFTHYADNFFVRVLPNSQPFYADKLSLSQLVVENWPGRLETYMHAYLLAVNDQPVEAQQMMRKAIKQYPEYREKFHRFVLQRVARGEDRLLPVLIIVQDPYQPDTPNKSDQ; encoded by the coding sequence ATGCACGCCTCAGCGACCGAACAGTCAGCTAATCAACATACGCTGCTCAGTATTGCCAGTTTGATCTGTCTTTCACTCATGATCGCCGTCCCTTTTTTAGTGACGTATCACGTACCGCCCATCGCCAGCTTCTATAAAGAATGGCTTACCGCTGTGTTTGGTGTGTTTGCAACATTATTTCTGGTGGGTCGAAACCGCCCAACATTTCAAATACCGGTCATGACCTTTGTACCTTTATTACTCATCGTGGTGTTAGGTCTGCAAATTGTCGTATTGAAACCCGACTATTGGCAAAATCAATTTATTGCCATGCTCTATATGGGGTTTGCTGCCCTGATGATCGTACTGGGCGCCAATCTTCGGCATGTATTGACCGTACAAAAAGTGGTGCCCACCTTGGCTTGGGCTTTTACTGTCGGCGCAACATTAATAATGGTTTTGCTCATTATCAGTAAATTTATTCCGCAGACACACATGCTGGCGCCTTGGATATTGGATGGACGCGCTGGCAATATCGGCCAAGTCAATCATTTTTCAAACTATATCGCCTTAGCGATGGCCTCCGTGTTGTATCTGTATTTTACCCATCGTCTTAAGCAAACTTTGCTGCTTATTTTAATCGCTTTATTTTTAATTGGCCTTGCTCAGGCAGGTCAGCGGATGGCGATCTTGTATGTCCTATTGATTTCAGTGGGGGGCTGGCTTCTCCTAAAACCGATTGCTAAATCACACCCTTTGCCTATACGACCTGCTCAGCTTTTATGGCTTATTCCCGCTTTTATTGTGGCGCAGGTTTTAGTGCCATATTTAACCTTTTTAGATCCCGCCACTGTGCCTGCCAAACGCATGATGAATACGCTAGGCGGGGAATCAACACGGCTTATTTTGTTAGAGCAAGGCTGGCGGGCGTTTCAATCCAGCCCATGGCTGGGGATTGGCTGGGCAGAATTCCCGTGGTTTAACTATAATTTGACCGAACAATACCCGAGCCTGAAAGGCATGTGGGGGCATGTGCATAATATTATTGCCCAGCTTTTTGCAGAAACCGGCCTCATCGGTGGCCTGATATTTCTGGCGGGGGTGGTGTATTGGTTCGCTGGCCAATTTACCAGCAAATTAACCGTTGAAAAATGGTGGCTATTAGCCTTACTTGGCATTATTGGCGCGCATAGCTTATTAGAGTTTCCGTTGTGGTATAGCCACTTTCTTGCCTTTGCGAGCTTGCTGATTGGCTTATCCTCCGAGAATGCCTTATCAACCAGATTCCGGCTGGCGCCAGTGTGTTTTATCATGGTATTCGTGTTCGGATGTTGGACACTGGGCAGCATTGTTCATGACTATAAGCAGCTTGAACAATCGATTACCAAATTGAGACAAGAAGGCTTATCACCTGAGCAGGTTGAATCAAACCTGGTGCAGTTTAACGACTTGCGTAGACAAACCCTCTTTACTCATTACGCCGATAATTTTTTCGTCCGAGTCTTGCCGAATAGTCAGCCTTTTTATGCTGATAAGCTGAGCTTGAGCCAGCTGGTTGTCGAAAACTGGCCAGGACGACTCGAAACCTATATGCATGCCTATCTTCTGGCGGTTAATGATCAGCCGGTTGAAGCGCAGCAGATGATGCGTAAAGCGATAAAGCAATATCCTGAGTATCGGGAAAAATTCCATCGATTTGTGTTGCAGCGCGTGGCGCGTGGCGAAGATCGATTATTGCCCGTGTTAATTATCGTGCAGGATCCCTATCAGCCTGATACCCCGAATAAATCTGATCAATAG
- a CDS encoding SUF system Fe-S cluster assembly protein — protein MNDNAVKPFTTDEVRENVIEMLKTIYDPEIPVNIYELGLIYNIDVSDSGNVVIRMTLTAPGCPVAQSFPGDIESKVETVDGVNKVHVELVWDPPWSKELMSESARLQLGMF, from the coding sequence ATGAATGATAATGCTGTCAAACCCTTTACCACCGATGAAGTTCGGGAGAATGTCATCGAGATGCTGAAAACCATCTATGACCCTGAAATACCGGTTAATATTTACGAGCTTGGATTAATCTATAACATTGACGTCAGCGACTCAGGCAACGTGGTTATCCGAATGACCCTCACGGCGCCGGGCTGCCCAGTGGCACAATCGTTTCCGGGCGACATTGAGAGCAAAGTCGAAACGGTGGATGGCGTTAATAAAGTCCATGTCGAACTGGTATGGGATCCGCCATGGAGCAAAGAGTTAATGAGCGAATCAGCGCGGTTGCAATTGGGTATGTTCTGA
- the sufU gene encoding Fe-S cluster assembly sulfur transfer protein SufU — MSDLRDLYQQVIMDHNKNPRNFREIDDANHLAHGNNPLCGDKLVVYLKLEDEKIIDVSFTGSGCAISKASASLMTEALKGKTVTEADAIYQQVHKVMTGESSDRDLLGKLEVLSGVKDFPARVKCATLSWHTAHAAMDSDHDISITTE; from the coding sequence ATGAGTGATTTACGTGATCTCTATCAACAAGTCATCATGGACCACAATAAAAACCCGCGAAATTTTCGAGAAATTGATGACGCGAATCATTTGGCCCATGGTAATAATCCGCTTTGTGGTGACAAACTGGTTGTTTATTTAAAACTGGAAGACGAAAAAATAATCGATGTCAGTTTCACCGGCAGTGGCTGCGCGATTTCAAAAGCCTCGGCGTCACTCATGACCGAAGCGCTCAAGGGCAAAACGGTGACCGAAGCCGATGCCATTTATCAGCAAGTACATAAAGTCATGACAGGGGAGTCATCTGATCGGGATCTGCTTGGTAAACTTGAAGTGCTGAGCGGTGTCAAAGATTTTCCAGCCCGTGTTAAATGTGCGACGTTGTCATGGCATACCGCACATGCGGCGATGGATAGTGACCACGATATTTCAATTACCACTGAATAA
- a CDS encoding cysteine desulfurase, protein MSVLNINAIRDDFPILHQQINGQPLVYLDNAATSQKPKQVIDAVSDFYQQDNANIHRGVHQLSQRATDAYEGARDKVRQFLNAASDKEIIFTRGATEAVNLVAQSFLRPKLQAGDEILISYLEHHANIVPWQMLCEQTGAKLNVIPMTQSGELDLSDLDNLLTSRTKMLAIGHVSNALGTINPVKAITAKARAKAIPVLIDGAQAVPHMAVDVTDIDCDFYVLSGHKMFAPTGIGALYGRETLLAAMPPYQGGGDMILSVSFEQTIYNELPYKFEAGTPHIAGAIGLGAAIEYMWSIGLDNIAAQEHHLLQLATDKIRALPGVEIIGTSANKAAVLSFMIEGVHPHDVGTIFDQDGVAIRTGHHCAQPVMAFYDIPATARASFAFYNNEAEVEALIRAILKTQELFS, encoded by the coding sequence ATGTCTGTATTGAATATCAACGCGATTCGCGACGATTTCCCGATCCTGCATCAACAGATCAATGGTCAGCCGTTGGTCTATCTGGATAATGCCGCGACCAGCCAAAAACCGAAGCAGGTTATCGACGCGGTCAGCGATTTTTATCAGCAGGATAACGCTAATATTCATCGTGGTGTACATCAACTGAGTCAACGTGCCACCGATGCCTATGAAGGCGCCCGTGACAAAGTTCGACAATTTCTCAATGCAGCGAGTGATAAGGAAATCATCTTTACGCGCGGGGCCACCGAAGCGGTTAACCTGGTTGCGCAAAGCTTTTTGCGGCCAAAATTACAAGCTGGTGATGAAATCCTGATTAGCTATTTAGAGCATCACGCGAATATTGTTCCTTGGCAGATGCTGTGTGAACAAACCGGTGCAAAGCTGAATGTGATTCCCATGACGCAGTCTGGCGAGCTGGATTTATCCGATCTGGATAATCTGCTGACCAGTCGCACTAAAATGTTGGCAATTGGTCATGTGTCCAATGCGCTGGGAACGATAAACCCAGTGAAAGCAATCACCGCCAAAGCCCGCGCCAAAGCTATTCCAGTTTTAATTGATGGTGCTCAGGCTGTGCCACACATGGCCGTTGATGTGACTGATATTGACTGTGATTTTTATGTCTTATCTGGTCATAAAATGTTTGCGCCAACCGGGATTGGCGCACTCTATGGTCGCGAGACGTTATTAGCGGCCATGCCACCTTATCAAGGCGGTGGCGATATGATCTTGTCGGTCAGCTTTGAGCAAACAATTTACAATGAATTGCCCTATAAATTTGAAGCTGGCACGCCGCATATTGCCGGGGCGATCGGTCTCGGTGCAGCCATTGAGTATATGTGGTCAATCGGTCTTGATAACATTGCTGCCCAAGAGCATCACTTATTGCAACTTGCGACAGACAAAATAAGGGCATTGCCAGGCGTCGAGATTATTGGCACATCAGCAAATAAAGCTGCTGTGCTCTCATTTATGATTGAGGGTGTCCATCCGCATGATGTCGGGACTATCTTTGATCAGGATGGCGTTGCCATTCGTACCGGGCATCATTGTGCCCAGCCGGTCATGGCGTTTTATGATATCCCAGCCACAGCACGTGCTTCCTTTGCCTTTTATAATAATGAGGCGGAAGTAGAAGCATTGATTCGTGCGATTTTAAAGACACAGGAGTTATTTTCCTGA
- the sufD gene encoding Fe-S cluster assembly protein SufD, which translates to MKQLTEFQTDFIPVAEMRRENGLPNPDWRGLRASGQQYFERNGLPGKRDEDWKYTSLWSFSQQQFTHDVSQPGHVNAADWQLLSDAYQLVIVDGHIDFTASSLSGLPDGVTVQPLSQSLDAAMPYLNQQISLEKSGFNALNTMLMSEGAYIHVAAGVKLKKPIELLVVNSGNTADLAVHLRHVVVMEAESEATLIELYASPDDTTGLTNSITEIDLADRAKLFHYKLQRESKQQFHIATMAAKQAQSSEWHNHNISLGGQLARNDVHSQLLGEQAHVTMNGLYLVDGRQHVDNHTRIDHTIPNTTSDELYKGVMDDKSHAVFNGKVHVHRDAQKTDANQANKNLLLSRGAEIDSKPEMEIYADDVKCGHGSAIGQINEDQLFFLRARGLSETSARSLLTFAFAADVIEQIDNTDIRDAIIRVVEQRLPRN; encoded by the coding sequence ATGAAACAGTTAACGGAATTTCAAACGGACTTTATTCCCGTCGCTGAAATGCGTCGGGAAAATGGTCTGCCAAACCCGGACTGGCGAGGTTTGCGGGCATCAGGACAACAGTATTTCGAACGAAATGGTCTGCCTGGAAAGCGCGATGAGGACTGGAAATACACCAGTTTATGGTCATTTAGTCAGCAACAGTTTACCCATGATGTCAGTCAGCCGGGGCATGTCAATGCGGCAGACTGGCAGTTACTCAGTGATGCGTATCAGTTGGTCATTGTTGATGGTCATATTGACTTTACTGCTTCTAGCTTGAGTGGCTTACCAGATGGTGTGACGGTTCAGCCTTTGTCTCAATCATTAGATGCAGCCATGCCGTATCTGAACCAACAGATATCCTTGGAAAAAAGCGGCTTTAATGCCCTTAATACCATGCTGATGAGCGAAGGCGCTTATATTCATGTTGCAGCAGGCGTTAAGCTGAAAAAACCGATTGAATTATTAGTTGTCAATTCGGGCAATACGGCTGATCTTGCCGTTCATTTACGGCATGTTGTGGTGATGGAGGCGGAAAGTGAGGCAACCTTAATTGAGTTGTATGCCAGCCCGGATGACACAACAGGTCTGACCAATAGCATTACCGAAATTGACTTGGCAGACCGGGCGAAATTGTTCCATTACAAACTGCAGCGCGAGTCAAAGCAACAGTTTCATATCGCAACAATGGCCGCAAAACAGGCACAATCCAGTGAGTGGCACAATCATAATATTTCGCTGGGCGGTCAACTGGCCCGTAACGATGTGCACAGTCAACTCTTAGGTGAGCAGGCTCATGTCACCATGAACGGTTTATATCTGGTTGATGGTCGTCAGCATGTTGATAATCACACCCGTATTGATCATACCATCCCCAACACCACCAGTGATGAGCTATACAAAGGGGTGATGGATGATAAGAGCCATGCCGTTTTCAACGGTAAAGTGCATGTGCATCGAGATGCGCAAAAAACAGACGCTAATCAGGCTAATAAAAACCTGCTGTTATCTCGTGGTGCTGAAATTGACAGTAAGCCCGAAATGGAAATTTACGCCGATGATGTCAAATGTGGTCATGGCAGTGCGATTGGTCAAATAAATGAAGACCAATTGTTTTTCTTACGCGCTCGTGGGTTAAGTGAAACCAGTGCCCGAAGTTTGCTGACTTTCGCATTTGCTGCTGACGTGATTGAGCAAATTGATAACACCGATATTCGTGATGCGATTATTCGCGTCGTCGAACAACGTTTACCAAGAAACTAA
- the sufC gene encoding Fe-S cluster assembly ATPase SufC: MLEIKNLHASIDGKEILRGIDMTVNAGEVHAIMGPNGAGKSTLSNVLAGREGYEITQGEIFYKGESLLDLEPEERAQRGVFLAFQYPVEIPGVSNIYLLKAALNAVRKYQGLEEVDAMDFLTLVRKKMELVKMDEQFLHRSVNEGFSGGEKKRNEILQMAVLEPTLAILDETDSGLDIDALRIVSEGVNALRAEDRSIVMITHYQRLLDYIVPDVVHVLSEGRIVKSGDKDLAKELEKSGYSWIKEQPASEPA, translated from the coding sequence ATTTTGGAAATCAAAAACCTGCATGCCTCAATTGATGGCAAAGAAATTTTGCGCGGGATTGATATGACCGTTAATGCCGGTGAAGTGCATGCCATTATGGGGCCGAATGGCGCCGGTAAAAGTACGTTATCGAATGTGCTTGCTGGTCGTGAAGGTTATGAAATAACGCAAGGCGAAATCTTCTACAAAGGGGAAAGCCTATTGGATTTAGAGCCAGAAGAGCGCGCCCAACGTGGAGTATTCCTGGCGTTTCAGTATCCAGTTGAAATTCCTGGTGTGAGTAATATTTATTTGCTGAAAGCGGCATTAAATGCGGTGCGCAAATATCAAGGGCTCGAAGAAGTGGATGCGATGGACTTTTTGACATTGGTTCGCAAAAAAATGGAACTGGTGAAAATGGATGAGCAATTCCTCCACCGTAGCGTTAATGAGGGTTTTTCCGGTGGTGAGAAAAAACGCAATGAAATCCTGCAAATGGCAGTTTTAGAGCCAACACTGGCGATTCTGGATGAAACAGACTCTGGTTTGGATATTGACGCACTGCGCATCGTTTCAGAAGGCGTCAACGCCTTACGCGCTGAAGATCGATCGATAGTCATGATTACGCACTATCAGCGTCTGCTGGATTATATTGTTCCTGACGTTGTACATGTGTTGTCAGAGGGGCGTATTGTTAAATCTGGTGACAAAGATCTGGCGAAAGAGCTCGAAAAATCAGGCTATAGCTGGATTAAAGAACAACCTGCGAGTGAGCCAGCATGA
- the sufB gene encoding Fe-S cluster assembly protein SufB, whose amino-acid sequence MTEQTQTEQLEALTSREYKAGFYTDIEADSLPPGLTEDTIRQISAIKNEPEFMLEFRLKAYRYWLTMETPEWAHVHYPEVDYQAVSYYSAPKKKTDGPKSLDEVDPELLKTYEKLGVPLDERARLAGVAVDAVFDSVSVSNTFKDTLAKQGILFMPISEAVHEHPELVKKYLGSVVPYKDNFYAALNSAVFTDGSFVYIPKGVRCPMELSTYFRINAANTGQFERTLIIADDESYVSYLEGCTAPMRDENQLHAAVVELVAMDHAEIKYSTVQNWYPGDENGKGGIYNFVTKRAACRGERSKVSWTQVETGSAITWKYPSVVLQGDHSVGEFYSVAVTNNLQQADTGTKMIHLGKNTSSTIISKGISAGRSSNAYRGLVRVGPNAENARNYTECDSLLMGDQCAAHTFPYIEVKNPSAQIEHEASTSKISEDQLFYCKQRGLDEEDAVSMIVNGFCKQVIRELPMEFAVEAQNLLGLSLEGSVG is encoded by the coding sequence ATGACTGAACAGACACAAACCGAACAATTAGAAGCACTCACCAGTCGTGAGTACAAGGCCGGTTTTTACACCGATATCGAAGCAGATAGTCTGCCGCCAGGCCTGACTGAAGACACAATTCGGCAAATTTCTGCAATTAAAAATGAACCAGAATTCATGCTGGAATTTCGCTTAAAAGCGTATCGCTACTGGTTGACCATGGAAACGCCAGAATGGGCGCATGTGCACTACCCTGAAGTCGATTATCAGGCGGTCAGTTACTACAGTGCACCAAAGAAAAAGACCGACGGCCCAAAAAGCCTGGATGAAGTGGATCCAGAGTTATTAAAAACCTATGAAAAATTGGGTGTTCCGCTAGACGAACGTGCACGTTTGGCGGGGGTTGCTGTAGACGCGGTGTTTGATAGCGTTTCAGTATCAAATACGTTTAAAGATACTTTGGCGAAACAAGGCATCTTATTCATGCCAATCTCGGAAGCTGTGCATGAGCACCCGGAATTAGTTAAAAAGTATTTGGGCAGTGTCGTCCCATACAAAGATAACTTTTATGCGGCGTTGAATTCGGCGGTATTTACGGATGGCTCTTTCGTCTATATCCCAAAAGGGGTGCGATGCCCAATGGAGTTGTCGACTTATTTCCGAATCAATGCGGCGAATACGGGGCAATTTGAACGGACGCTCATCATTGCTGATGATGAAAGCTATGTTAGCTACCTTGAAGGTTGTACCGCGCCCATGCGGGACGAAAACCAATTACATGCGGCAGTGGTTGAGTTGGTCGCCATGGATCATGCAGAAATCAAGTACTCAACCGTTCAAAACTGGTATCCCGGTGATGAAAATGGCAAAGGTGGCATCTATAATTTTGTAACAAAACGCGCTGCCTGCCGTGGTGAGCGTTCAAAAGTCTCATGGACACAAGTTGAAACTGGTTCCGCAATTACCTGGAAATATCCTAGCGTGGTCTTACAAGGAGATCATTCTGTAGGTGAGTTTTACTCGGTAGCGGTCACCAACAATCTGCAACAAGCTGATACCGGTACCAAAATGATCCATTTGGGCAAAAATACCAGCTCAACGATTATCTCAAAGGGTATCTCGGCTGGGCGGTCTTCTAATGCCTATCGTGGCTTGGTTCGGGTGGGACCCAATGCAGAAAATGCACGAAATTATACGGAGTGTGATTCATTGCTAATGGGCGACCAGTGTGCAGCGCATACTTTTCCGTATATCGAAGTGAAAAATCCCTCTGCACAAATTGAACATGAGGCGTCAACCTCAAAGATTAGTGAAGACCAATTGTTTTATTGCAAACAGCGTGGTCTGGATGAAGAAGACGCCGTGTCAATGATTGTGAATGGTTTCTGCAAGCAGGTTATCCGCGAGTTGCCGATGGAGTTTGCTGTAGAAGCGCAAAATCTCTTGGGTCTGTCCCTTGAAGGTTCAGTCGGTTAA
- a CDS encoding SUF system Fe-S cluster assembly regulator — translation MLRMGKLTDYGIVLMSHLAANRDSQHSAHTLSDAVQMPLPTVKKVLKALTCGGLLKSERGAQGGYSLNRDPRRISVADIITAIEGPIALTECVSDHGQCEQERHCAIQTNWTQINNAVFHALDEVKLANMALPNSPEAQKITFYPSQVKAEKHTLQNGGHHD, via the coding sequence ATGCTGCGAATGGGGAAATTGACGGATTACGGCATCGTGCTGATGAGTCATTTGGCTGCGAATAGGGATTCACAGCACAGTGCACATACGCTGTCTGACGCCGTTCAGATGCCTCTGCCAACAGTGAAAAAAGTGTTAAAGGCTTTGACTTGTGGCGGTTTACTGAAGTCTGAGCGGGGAGCGCAGGGCGGCTACAGCTTGAACCGGGATCCACGCAGGATTTCGGTGGCAGATATAATAACGGCTATTGAAGGCCCGATTGCTTTGACCGAATGTGTCAGCGATCACGGTCAGTGTGAGCAGGAAAGACATTGCGCTATCCAAACGAATTGGACCCAGATCAATAACGCAGTATTTCACGCCCTTGATGAAGTCAAACTGGCGAATATGGCGTTGCCAAATAGCCCTGAAGCCCAAAAGATTACGTTTTATCCCTCACAGGTAAAAGCAGAAAAGCATACTTTACAAAATGGTGGTCATCATGACTGA